A single window of Halococcus saccharolyticus DSM 5350 DNA harbors:
- a CDS encoding polyprenyl synthetase family protein, with translation MSDEGAVLDAIAARRELIDDALVERLPIQEPERLYHASRHLIDAGGKRLRPAVTLLVAEALTGIEPPNADYRTVPTLDSIDAGSVGAAAGVGTGDDVDGTTIDVMAAATSIETIQSFTLIHDDIMDADDLRRGVPAVHRAYDPETAILAGDTLYAKAFEFMLDAGAPPARTVEALSELARTCTLICEGQSLDVAFESRDDVTTDEYIHMVEQKTAVLYAAAARAPAVLLGADDATADALCQYGLDVGRAFQIRDDVLDLTVPSEELGKQRGSDLVEGKRTAVTLHAREQGVDVEGLIDVDDPEAVDEAAIDAAVARLDDAGSIEYARTLSRDLVDRGKERLDVLPDSTARDHLRDLAEYLIERGY, from the coding sequence ATGAGCGACGAGGGGGCGGTGCTCGACGCGATCGCAGCCCGGCGCGAGCTGATCGACGACGCGCTCGTCGAGCGCCTGCCGATCCAAGAGCCAGAACGCCTCTATCACGCCTCGCGTCACCTCATCGACGCCGGCGGCAAGCGGCTCCGCCCCGCAGTCACCCTGCTCGTCGCCGAGGCACTCACCGGGATCGAGCCGCCGAACGCGGACTACCGCACGGTCCCGACGCTCGATAGTATCGATGCCGGAAGCGTCGGCGCTGCGGCGGGCGTCGGCACTGGCGATGACGTCGACGGCACGACGATCGACGTGATGGCTGCAGCGACCAGCATCGAGACGATCCAGTCGTTCACGCTGATCCACGACGACATCATGGACGCGGACGACCTCCGACGGGGCGTGCCAGCCGTCCATCGGGCGTACGACCCCGAAACCGCGATCCTCGCCGGCGATACACTCTACGCGAAGGCGTTCGAATTCATGCTCGATGCGGGCGCACCGCCGGCACGCACCGTCGAGGCGCTCTCCGAGCTCGCTCGAACCTGTACGCTGATCTGCGAAGGCCAATCACTCGATGTCGCCTTCGAAAGCCGCGACGACGTGACGACCGACGAGTACATCCACATGGTCGAGCAGAAAACGGCAGTGCTCTACGCGGCGGCCGCACGGGCTCCCGCCGTCCTGCTCGGAGCCGACGACGCGACCGCCGACGCGCTCTGCCAGTACGGCCTCGACGTCGGCCGCGCATTCCAGATCCGCGACGATGTCCTCGATCTCACGGTGCCGAGCGAAGAACTCGGCAAACAGCGCGGCAGCGATCTCGTGGAAGGAAAGCGGACCGCCGTCACGCTCCACGCGCGCGAGCAGGGTGTCGACGTCGAGGGGTTGATCGACGTCGACGACCCCGAAGCGGTGGACGAGGCTGCGATCGACGCGGCCGTGGCACGGCTCGACGACGCCGGCAGCATCGAGTACGCGCGGACGCTCTCGCGCGATCTCGTCGATCGCGGGAAAGAACGGCTCGATGTCCTGCCCGACTCGACCGCCCGCGATCACCTTCGCGATCTGGCCGAGTACCTCATCGAACGCGGGTACTGA
- a CDS encoding ribonuclease J has protein sequence MEIDIATIGGYEEVGRQMTAVRAGDDIVVFDMGLNLSKVLIHDNVETERMHSLDLIDMGAIPDDRVMSDLDGEVQAIVPTHGHLDHIGAISKLAHRYDAPVVATPFTIELIKQQIESEEKFGVGNDLVKMDPGESMEIGNGLDLEFVNVTHSIIDAINPVLHTPEGSIIYGLDKRMDHTPVIGDPIDMDRFAEIAREGEGVLCYIEDCTNAGRKGRTPSEQHARNHVKDVLYSMEDYDGGIVATTFSSQIARVTSLVEFAKDIGRQPVLLGRSMEKYSGTAERLDFVDFPDDLGMFGHRQSVDRTFKRIMNDGKENFLPIVTGHQGEPRAMLTRMGRGETPYQLDEGDKVIFSARVIPEPTNEGQRYQSEQLLGMQGARIYDDVHVSGHLSQEGHYEMLQTLQPHHVVPAHNDLEHLARYIDLAEDQGYELGRDIHASRNGNVISLVE, from the coding sequence ATGGAAATCGATATTGCAACGATCGGCGGCTACGAAGAAGTCGGCCGACAGATGACGGCCGTGCGGGCGGGCGACGACATCGTGGTGTTCGACATGGGCCTCAACCTCTCGAAGGTCCTGATCCACGACAACGTCGAAACCGAACGGATGCACAGTCTCGACCTGATCGACATGGGCGCGATCCCCGACGACCGGGTGATGAGCGACCTCGACGGCGAGGTTCAGGCGATCGTGCCGACCCACGGTCACCTCGATCACATTGGGGCCATCTCGAAGCTCGCCCATCGCTACGACGCGCCGGTGGTGGCGACGCCGTTCACGATCGAGTTGATCAAACAGCAGATCGAGAGCGAGGAGAAGTTCGGGGTCGGCAACGACCTCGTGAAGATGGACCCCGGCGAGTCGATGGAGATCGGCAACGGGCTCGATCTGGAGTTCGTGAACGTCACCCACTCGATCATCGACGCGATCAACCCCGTGCTCCACACGCCCGAGGGCTCGATCATCTACGGCCTCGACAAGCGGATGGACCACACGCCAGTGATCGGCGACCCGATCGACATGGACCGCTTCGCCGAGATCGCCCGCGAGGGCGAGGGCGTGCTGTGTTACATCGAGGACTGTACGAACGCCGGCCGCAAAGGTCGGACGCCGAGCGAGCAGCACGCGCGCAATCACGTCAAGGACGTGCTCTACAGCATGGAGGATTACGACGGCGGGATCGTCGCCACCACCTTCTCCAGCCAGATCGCACGCGTGACGAGCCTCGTGGAGTTCGCGAAGGACATCGGCCGTCAACCCGTCCTGCTCGGCCGGTCGATGGAGAAGTACTCCGGAACCGCCGAACGTCTCGACTTCGTCGACTTCCCCGACGACCTCGGGATGTTCGGGCATCGCCAGTCGGTCGATCGAACGTTCAAGCGGATCATGAACGACGGCAAGGAGAACTTCCTGCCGATCGTGACGGGTCATCAGGGCGAGCCGCGTGCGATGCTCACCCGGATGGGCCGCGGCGAGACGCCATATCAGCTCGACGAGGGCGACAAGGTCATCTTCAGCGCCCGGGTCATCCCCGAGCCCACCAACGAGGGCCAGCGCTACCAGTCCGAGCAACTCCTCGGGATGCAGGGCGCGCGGATCTACGACGACGTCCACGTGTCGGGCCACCTGTCCCAGGAGGGCCACTACGAGATGCTTCAGACGCTCCAGCCCCACCACGTGGTTCCGGCGCACAACGATCTCGAACACCTCGCGCGCTACATCGACCTCGCCGAGGACCAGGGCTACGAGCTGGGGCGTGACATCCACGCCTCGCGCAACGGCAACGTCATCTCGCTGGTCGAATGA